A DNA window from Halomicrobium mukohataei DSM 12286 contains the following coding sequences:
- a CDS encoding carbohydrate kinase family protein — MARVLCAGHVNWDVTLQVDRLPGPDGEAQIVDQCQSGGGSASNVAVLLAGLDVETTLLGSVGADEHGWLAARELDRAGVETVLVEADDATAVKYLVVDEGGEVMVLGNDGANEAFTADDLEPGTLDTTDRLHLTSQRPATAVALARRATEAGCPVSFDPGRRLDERDYEPVLAAVDLVFLNQREADIAAEAGLLSGVDRVVVKHGAGGAEVRTDGETISHPGFAVDPVDTTGAGDAFAAGFLAASQSGSDEYALAVGNACGALAARTTGARLHAEWRDVEALLDIGPGE; from the coding sequence ATGGCGCGCGTGCTCTGTGCCGGCCACGTCAACTGGGACGTAACGCTGCAGGTCGATCGGCTTCCGGGCCCGGACGGCGAGGCCCAGATCGTCGACCAGTGCCAGTCCGGCGGCGGGAGCGCGTCGAACGTCGCGGTCCTGCTGGCGGGCCTGGACGTGGAGACGACGCTGCTGGGCAGCGTCGGTGCCGACGAACACGGCTGGCTGGCGGCGCGCGAACTCGATCGGGCGGGCGTCGAGACGGTGCTGGTCGAGGCCGACGACGCGACCGCGGTGAAGTACCTCGTCGTCGACGAGGGCGGCGAGGTGATGGTGCTGGGCAACGACGGCGCGAACGAGGCGTTCACGGCCGACGACCTCGAACCGGGGACCCTCGACACGACCGATCGGCTCCACCTGACGAGCCAGCGGCCGGCGACCGCCGTCGCGCTCGCCCGGCGGGCGACCGAAGCGGGCTGTCCAGTGAGCTTCGATCCGGGCCGACGGCTCGACGAGCGCGACTACGAGCCTGTGCTCGCCGCGGTCGATCTGGTCTTTCTGAATCAGCGCGAGGCCGACATCGCCGCCGAGGCCGGGCTGCTGTCCGGCGTCGATCGCGTCGTGGTCAAGCACGGCGCGGGCGGGGCCGAGGTTCGGACCGACGGCGAGACGATCAGTCACCCCGGATTCGCCGTCGATCCGGTCGACACGACTGGTGCCGGCGACGCGTTCGCGGCGGGGTTTCTCGCCGCTAGCCAGTCCGGTAGCGACGAGTACGCGCTGGCGGTGGGCAACGCCTGTGGCGCACTGGCAGCGAGAACCACCGGGGCGCGACTCCACGCGGAGTGGCGCGACGTCGAGGCGCTGCTCGACATCGGGCCGGGAGAGTGA